From Pelotomaculum isophthalicicum JI:
AATAAATTCCGACCCCTTGACAGGAACTGGGCTGCGGCGGCCTGAAGCATCGGGTTCACCCAGCTCATAACGCAGGCACTCCATACCGGTCACCCAGTAATTATCGTCATAGATAATTTTAGTAGGGCTGGTCAAAAAAGCAAATTTGACGCCTTCTTCTTCAGCGTGTTCTGCTTCCTCGTGCCGCGCCGGGAGCTCATTTTTAGACCGGCGGTAAACGATCCAGGATTCTTCGGCGCCTAAGCGCAACGCTGTACGGGCGGCGTCCATAGCCACGTTGCCACCGCCCAGCACGGCAACTTTTTTACCTACGCGGATCGGTGTATCATTACCAGGGAAGAGATATGCTTTCATCAAGTTGGTACGCGTAAGAAACTCGTTAGCCGAGTATACACCGCAAGCGTTTTCTCCCGGGATATTCATAAAGTAAGGCAAGCCGGCGCCCGTTCCTAAAAAGACAGCGTCAAAACCGCCTTCCTCCATAAGTTCATCCACCGTAGCGAATTTACCTACAACAGCATTGACCTGGATGTCAACGCCAAGCTTCTTGAGATTCTGTACTTCGGCCTGGACAACCGCTTTAGGAAGACGGAACTCAGGGATACCGTACATCAGTACGCCACCCGCCACATGCAACGCCTCAAAGATAGTGACGGCATGGCCCTGTTTCGCCAGATCGGCGGCGCAGGTCAGCCCCGACGGGCCAGAACCGACAATCGCCACTTTCTTGCCGGTCGGTGGGGCTACTTTTTGCGGCAGCACACCGTTAGCAAGTTCCCAATCAGCGCAAAAACGCTCAATCCGTCCAATACCAACCGGTTCGTTTTTCTTTCCTACGGTACAGTATTTTTCACACTGGTTTTCCTGAGGGCAAACCCGTCCACAAACAGCAGGCAGGGCGTTTTTTTCTTTTAATTTCATGATCGCGCCAGCAAAATCCCGCTCGGCAGCCAGCTTGATAAAAGCAGGGATGTCAACTTCCACCGGACAGCCCTGCCGGCAAGGCTCCTTCTTGCACTGAAGACACCGCCGAGCCTCGGCAACTACGGTTTCCTCATTATAGCCCAGTGCCACTTCGTTAAAATTTTTTGCCCGTACGACCGCGTCCTGAGCTGGCATTGGGTGTTTATTAGGAACAATAGTTTTATTACCGGTTTTCTCATCAGCCATTATTTGCCACCCCCACAACCGCAGCTGCAGGTATGATTAAATCTTTCCACAGCAGCTTGTTCCTGAGATTTATATATAACCGATCGGCGTGCCATTTCGGCAAAGTCGACTGCATGACCGTCAAATTCCGGCCCGTCGACACAGGCAAATTTGGTCTGACCGCCAACTGTCACACGGCAACAGCCGCACATCCCTGTACCGTCCACCATAATCGAGTTCAGGCTGACAATGGTCTTAATATTATACTCTTTGGTCATGTTGCACACGGCCCGCATCATCGGCAACGGCCCGATAGCCACACAGAGTGCTATATCGCCTTTTTCTTCAACGACTTCTTTTAACACATCGGTGACAAAACCTTGTCTCACGTAAGAACCGTCATCAGTGGTCACCCGCAACTCTGTACAGGCATTGCGCATTTTATCCTCCCAAAAGAGGAGTTCCTTGGTTCTCGCCCCGATAATACCAATTACCTCATTTCCCGCTTCTTTTAATGCCCTGGCAATAGGGTGAACCGGTGCTACACCCACTCCTCCACCAACACAGACGATTTTTCCTAATTTCTCAATGTGGGAAGGCTCACCGAGCGGACCGACAAAATCCCTTACACTATCTCCCTCATTAAGCGTTGCGAGTTCCATAGTGGTCTTGCCCACTTCCTGGAATACACAGGTAATAGTACCCTTTTCCCGGTCAAAATCGGCGATAGTTAGAGGTATCCGTTCGCCTTCGTCATGTATGCGAAGGATAATAAACTGGCCCGGTTTTGCTTTTCTGGCAACCAGCGGCGCTTCGATGTCAAATAAGAATAATGTTGGCGCCAGAACCTCTCTCTTCAAAATCTTGTACATTAAAATCCCCTCCCCCCGCTAATTAACAATGCAATCTATTATTATTCTATAAAGAGAAGGAAATCCCTGCCGTTGATTTAATAAAATACAATGCAAAAAGAGCAGTTGCCGGAATAAACAACCACTCTTCTAAAGCTCAATATTTTCTTGGTATATTTCCGGTTTTTCCACAACGCGCCCAAGGATGCCGTTGATAAACTTCGCCGATTCCTCGCTTCCGAATATCTTACCTAATTCTATAGCTTCATTTACAGAAACGTTGTTTGGTATATCCTTACAGTACAGTATCTCAAAAAGCGCCAAGCGCATTATATTTCTATCGACATTCGCCATCCTCTTAATGTTCCAGTCTTTGCTTATCCCTTCGATAACCCGGTCGATGGACATCAAGTTGGCCAAGGTTCCGCTGACAAGCTGCTGCGCGAATTCTTCATTCTTTTTTAACTTGCCCAAACTCCCGTCCATTTTGCTAAAAGCCTCGTCCGGCTCAACGTTACCCAGATCAACTTGGAACAGGACCTGAAGAGCCCTTTCTCTGGCCTGTCTCCTGCTCATTAAGATCCTCCTTGTATGCATTAAAGGCATATAATTGTGAAGGTCAAAATCACCCTAATACCTACCGCTCACCAAAAATTTTTAAAATGAATTCCCGGAAATCAATTTTTTCATCAAGACGCTTACCCAGATAGTAGCCCGCAACAACGCATGCCGCAACAAACAACGCTTTAAAAAAGCCGTACTTGATAGCAAACCAGCCAAAAATCAGACCCAATAAAACACCTGCTGCCTTACCCAGGTGCTTGTCCAATATCTCCTGAATTATGCTCAAATCGATCCCTCTTTTCTCCGGCAATTTCACTCAACTCTTGGCTTTTGCGCCGATATGTTATCAATAGAAACCCTAACGCTGCCGACGGT
This genomic window contains:
- the gltA gene encoding NADPH-dependent glutamate synthase; the encoded protein is MADEKTGNKTIVPNKHPMPAQDAVVRAKNFNEVALGYNEETVVAEARRCLQCKKEPCRQGCPVEVDIPAFIKLAAERDFAGAIMKLKEKNALPAVCGRVCPQENQCEKYCTVGKKNEPVGIGRIERFCADWELANGVLPQKVAPPTGKKVAIVGSGPSGLTCAADLAKQGHAVTIFEALHVAGGVLMYGIPEFRLPKAVVQAEVQNLKKLGVDIQVNAVVGKFATVDELMEEGGFDAVFLGTGAGLPYFMNIPGENACGVYSANEFLTRTNLMKAYLFPGNDTPIRVGKKVAVLGGGNVAMDAARTALRLGAEESWIVYRRSKNELPARHEEAEHAEEEGVKFAFLTSPTKIIYDDNYWVTGMECLRYELGEPDASGRRSPVPVKGSEFIIDVETVVVAIGQGPNPLVPKTTKGLDCNKKGNIVANLETGATSKPGVYAGGDVVTGAATVILAMGAGRAAARSIHAYLSEK
- a CDS encoding DUF2273 domain-containing protein, which produces MPEKRGIDLSIIQEILDKHLGKAAGVLLGLIFGWFAIKYGFFKALFVAACVVAGYYLGKRLDEKIDFREFILKIFGER
- the nusB gene encoding transcription antitermination factor NusB, yielding MSRRQARERALQVLFQVDLGNVEPDEAFSKMDGSLGKLKKNEEFAQQLVSGTLANLMSIDRVIEGISKDWNIKRMANVDRNIMRLALFEILYCKDIPNNVSVNEAIELGKIFGSEESAKFINGILGRVVEKPEIYQENIEL
- a CDS encoding sulfide/dihydroorotate dehydrogenase-like FAD/NAD-binding protein; translated protein: MYKILKREVLAPTLFLFDIEAPLVARKAKPGQFIILRIHDEGERIPLTIADFDREKGTITCVFQEVGKTTMELATLNEGDSVRDFVGPLGEPSHIEKLGKIVCVGGGVGVAPVHPIARALKEAGNEVIGIIGARTKELLFWEDKMRNACTELRVTTDDGSYVRQGFVTDVLKEVVEEKGDIALCVAIGPLPMMRAVCNMTKEYNIKTIVSLNSIMVDGTGMCGCCRVTVGGQTKFACVDGPEFDGHAVDFAEMARRSVIYKSQEQAAVERFNHTCSCGCGGGK